From the Rickettsiales bacterium genome, one window contains:
- a CDS encoding type II toxin-antitoxin system ParD family antitoxin → MSVELAPNIEAAINNKVQSGYYKSANDVVIEALTLLDKQHALKMHIEKLLDEGEASMANGEFYSPEQVDAHIESILNKYR, encoded by the coding sequence ATGTCAGTAGAACTAGCTCCAAATATTGAAGCAGCAATTAACAACAAGGTGCAAAGTGGATACTACAAATCTGCAAATGATGTTGTTATAGAAGCGTTAACCCTTCTTGATAAGCAACACGCCCTAAAAATGCATATTGAAAAATTACTTGATGAAGGCGAGGCTTCAATGGCTAATGGTGAATTTTATTCACCAGAGCAAGTTGATGCACATATTGAATCAATTCTAAATAAATACAGATAG
- a CDS encoding type II toxin-antitoxin system RelE/ParE family toxin: MKYILAPRATKDFGNIIDWVAGHNLTAAENLYSDFKKSFEYIASFPFAGSQKSEFTNKPYRWHYLQRYWITYNPNVTPVKIVRIINSYMDIPSRF; the protein is encoded by the coding sequence GTGAAATATATTTTAGCACCTAGAGCAACCAAAGATTTTGGTAACATTATTGATTGGGTTGCAGGGCATAATTTGACTGCTGCCGAAAACCTTTATTCAGATTTTAAAAAATCTTTTGAATATATTGCCTCATTTCCATTTGCTGGTTCACAGAAATCCGAATTTACAAACAAACCTTACAGGTGGCATTACCTTCAAAGATACTGGATTACTTATAACCCAAATGTAACTCCAGTAAAAATTGTTAGAATTATTAACTCCTATATGGATATACCAAGCAGGTTTTAA
- the recR gene encoding recombination mediator RecR: protein MTSPLENLINLTAKLPGLGKKSATRIALHLLKNREKLMHPLADAIIATEASIKTCEICGNYDISSPCHICVDEKRDKSTIMVLEDVSDLWAINRGRIYNGVFHILGGALSAMDGVGPDKLNIASLLAKVSSGEVKEVILATNATMEGQTTAHYLSQRLQEFNIKITRLAQGVPLGGEIEYLDEGTLLTALNSRRDF from the coding sequence ATGACATCTCCATTAGAAAATTTGATTAATCTAACCGCTAAATTGCCTGGGCTTGGTAAGAAATCCGCCACGAGAATTGCGTTGCATCTTCTCAAAAATAGGGAAAAGCTGATGCACCCTCTAGCTGACGCAATTATTGCAACTGAAGCCTCAATAAAAACCTGCGAAATCTGCGGAAATTATGATATTTCCTCGCCTTGCCATATCTGCGTTGATGAAAAAAGGGATAAATCAACCATTATGGTTTTAGAAGATGTTTCTGATTTATGGGCAATAAATAGAGGCAGAATTTATAACGGCGTTTTTCATATTTTGGGCGGTGCTTTATCTGCGATGGATGGTGTTGGGCCTGATAAACTCAACATCGCAAGCCTGCTTGCAAAGGTAAGCTCTGGAGAGGTGAAGGAGGTTATTCTTGCAACGAATGCAACTATGGAAGGGCAAACCACCGCACATTATCTAAGCCAAAGGCTTCAAGAATTTAATATCAAAATTACAAGGCTTGCACAAGGCGTTCCTCTTGGTGGCGAGATTGAATATCTTGATGAAGGCACACTCCTCACCGCCCTTAATTCAAGAAGGGATTTTTAG